The following DNA comes from Lentibacillus sp. Marseille-P4043.
GTTCATCCGGAATGTGGCTGCTCTACTTCTAGCATGTACTTAAAGTCTGAAGGGGTACTGCCAAAGAATAAAACTCACATTCTATCAACGGGTAATATGCTTAAGCATTCCAAAAGTTCACAGGCCGATGAATTCATTGTCGCAACAGAGGTAGGAATTATCCATCAGATGGAAAAACAAAACCCTGATAAGCGATTTATGGCAGCCAATCCAGAGGCCGTTTGTCCATTTATGAAAATGATCACACTTGAAAAAGTTTTAGCTGCATTAAAGGAAAACAAGCATGTTATCACAGTCCCCGCCGATACGGCTAAGCAAGCGAAATTGGCTATTGAGCGTATGGTTTCTATTGGTTAGGTTCAGGAAAACGACGTAGGTACAACAATCCATAGAAAAAGAGTCTTAAAAAAGTGTCAGTTTCCAAGAAAAACTGGCACTTTTCAATTTTCAACATCAATGCCACCTTTCACCTTAGTCCATTCGATTGTAATGGTGAAAGGAGGGGATGAAAAATGGCAGTAGCAGAAAAATATGATTCCACACTACGTCTAGTGCTAGATGATGGTGCGGATGTTTTGACTGGGAAACCACTTTATAAAACAAAAAGCTTCAACAATGTCAAAACGGCTGCAACAGCAGATCAGTTGTACGCGATTGCACATGCAATTGCACCATTACAGGAGCGCCCGCTTTACAACATTGAACGTAGGGATAGCTCAGAAATCAGAGATGCATAAGCCTCTCGTAAATAAGGTAGAAGGGAGGGAGAACCATGAAAAAGCTTGAACTTAAATTTTTAAATAAAGAAGGGAAAACAGTTACGTATTCCTTGGAAAAACCCGTTGAACCTGTTGATCCGGCAACAATCAAAAGTGCCATGGACGAAATCATTACTCAAAATGCTTTCACATCAACAGGCGGGGATCTCGTTTCGATCAAGAGTGCACGAATTGTAGAGCGAAATGTTGAGGAAATTGAACTTGGTTAAGGTTGATAGACCCCATTCGAGGTGGGGTCTATTTGGCGTGTTTAAATATAAATGTGTCATGGAACTACTCCAAGGAATGAACTTCAGGAAAAGGATATGTTCATTATTGATCAAGTGGTGGAAACTAGGTGAATTTTCAGTTTCATATCGTCTTGCAAGTACAGAATCACGAGCAATTTTGTAGCTTTTTGAACCGCTAATGACCATACGAACGACCGCCCTATGACCGACAATGTGGACCACACTGCGGGCTACAACGCGGACCACTACCCGGCCTTAAATGATATCCGTGGGCGAAGTATGAACCACAATACGGACCACAGTATGGACCACTATCCGAACCACAGTATGAACCACACTGCGGCCCCATTATTAAACAATACATAAACAAAACTAAAGAAAATAAAACAAAAAGAAATAATTACTGCAGATGCAGATCCATCGCATTTTGCCAAAAAATTTTGATGCCATACATTCGTTTGTCTCCAGTGAAATGATGAACCGGATGAACGGAATGGCAGAATCCTAAAAATAATTTAGCTTGCGTATTGACAAATCATAAAAAATTCTAAATAATAGGACTAACCACAAAATAAAGGACCATTTAAACAGAAAAACCCTTTCGTAATATTGCTGATTTTTAAGTTTGTAGTTGATATAGTATGCGCACTAATTACCGCTATGGAAATACACTTCGCCTTCCTTGTGCTAGGTGCTCATCACTGTTTTCGACATATCAAAAAAAGCCACACATAAAAATGTTTAGCCTATTTGATGTTATCGCAGAAAAGGATGTTTTTATGAGGAAATTATTTGTTTTACTGTGTTGTTCTGTTTCTCTTTTATTCTTGGTTAGTGCTTGCGAAAACCAAGAGGACGCGGCGACCGAACTTGGAGAGAAATTTATTAAAGAGCTATATAGTGTTGATGACCCAAGTGTTGATGCAAAGAAGATGGGCATTGAAGAGCTCATGGATTTTCAAGACAATTTTTCATCTTATTTTACGAAGAAGGAATTTGAGGATTTAGAAAAGATTAGATTTTTTACAATACCACAAGAAGTAGCAAATAAACTAAACAATAAAATTTCTGTTCAAAGGATCTCCATCAAAAAAAGTGATGGAGATCAAAATTTTGAACATACCTTCACTTTGATATTTACGGACCAGGATGGAAACAAAGTGGATGAGGAAGAAATGAAGGGACAAATGACTATTGTAGATACGAAAAATGGGTTGAAAATCGACCGTTATTATGATGGTGCAGAAAAGACGTTGGTGAATAAGTAAGCATCTTGTACCGCAATCGGATGCAAGTATTACCTCACAATTATAAAAAATCATTCTGCTGCGGAACTTGTTTCTGCTTTAAGATGATGTTTTATTTGCGGGTTTAGGCGAATCAGTATTTGTCTTTTAGCTCTCGGCAGAACTTTATACTTTACATAGTAAAGTATAAAGTTCCAAATCGGCAAATCACTTTCCAATCATCATTTAAACACATCACGATACATAAAATGACTTTAGGAGGTGTGTCCATGTCTGGCAGAGTCTGGCTAGGTCTATTTTTTCTATTGTTTGGTTTTGGCTTTCTCTTGCACCAAGGTAATATCATTGACTTGTCACAAATACTGTCTGTTTGGTGGCCGGTGATTCTAATTATCATCGGTATTATCCAGCTATTCAATCGTACATATTCCTCTACCGTCTCAGGTTTTGTGTTTTTATTAGTTGGGGTCTTTTTTTCCGTAAATCAATGGTTTGACTTGAATTTAATCGCTTATTTCTGGCCGCTAATTTTCATTTTTATTGGTATCGTTATTATTTTTACCCGATTCAAACGTGGAAAAACTCCTCATACGGGTGAGAATTTAAACACATTTGTGCTCTTTTCAGGTACGGAGATTAAGAGTCAATCGAAAAACTTTCAAGGTGGAAGTGTGGTGTCGATATTAGGTGGAGCAGAAATTGACCTCCGTGATGCGGTTATTGCAGAAGGGGCTTCACTTGATTTCACTTCTGTTTTGGGAGGGGTAAGCATCATAGTTCCAGAAAATGTCCATGTTGAACTTTCAGGTATCCCAATATTGGGAGGCTGGGAAGATAAGACAAGAAACCTTGTGAAAAAGGAAGATGCCGTTGTATTGAAACTTAATTGTATTACGGTTCTTGGTGGGGCAGAGATTAGGAATTAAGGATCACTCACGAGAGAAACAAATCATTGCAGAGAACTTGTTTTGTCAACATCGAATTAAGTTTGCAGCCAATTCTGAAGGGCCATGTCATAAGCGATGGTAAAACTGAAAGGGACCGCACAATGTGTCCCTTCGCTCGTTCTCAGCCGTGGAATAATGATAACAGACCCTTGCGTACGCCTATTTCGTAAAACGATTGGCATAGCTAGAGGCTACAAAGGCATCCGGTTTTCTTGCAGATTTTGAAACAGGTAGTGATCATCCGAATCACTGTTCATTTCGCACATCTCACTTTCTCTATCGGTAAAGTATTAAAACCTTTGCATAGTATATGATATGCGAAAATGCATGGTGAAAATAAGTAATAATTGTTGAAGTGATTTGGAGTGGCTTGCTAATAAAAGTAATGATTTAAGCAAATACGGATAAAATAATGAAATAGCATCTTTAGGGAAAAAATTCAAGGATTAGTGTCACGCCTTTAGAGAGAGAAAACAATTGAACGTCCATTTTGCCCGAACCATGGCATCATATTACCAACCGTCACACTTCTTACCAGCTTTTTCATAGCCTATAACTATCATATAAAAAATAAATAAATATTTTAATCCATTAATAATAGTGATACACTAATATAAGATAATATTATATAACAATTGATCCAGAAAAGATGTGCGGCTAGATTGCGCCCTAACTTGCTGTGACGCCTAAGTGCCTACATCCTTTCTGCAAATCACAGGGATAAGGATGGAAAAAATGAGTAACAGTAATACATCAACAGACGTTATCCTAATTGGCGCCGGAATTATGAGTGCAACATTAGGATCATTATTAAAAGAATTGGCACCAGATTGTAACATTACAATTTTTGAACAACTTGCAAAACCAGGAGAGGAAAGCTCTAACGAATGGAACAATGCAGGAACGGGGCATTCTGCATTATGCGAGCTAAACTACACTCCTGAAAAATCGGACGGTTCTATAGACATTAGCAAGGCGTTAAAGATTAATGAACAGTTTCAGGTTACCAAACAGTTCTGGTCTCACCTTGTAAACAGCAACCAGATAGATGATCCGAGTGATTTTATCATGCCATTGCCTCATATGAGTTTAGTACACGGGGAAGATAATGTAAGGTTTTTGAAGAAACGGGTTGAAGCGCTGTCAGATAATCCGTTGTTCCAAGGGATGGAATTTTCCGATGATCCAGAAAAATTAAAGGAATGGATCCCACTGATCATGGAAGATCGGTCAGTTGATCAACCGATAGCAGCAACCAGAATGGCAAGTGGAACCGATGTCAACTTTGGGGCCCTTACACGTAAATTGATGGGCAACCTAGAGAGTCAAAACGTTAATATAAATTACAATCACACTGTGGAAGATATCGAACGTACTGACGACGGCGCATGGGAAGTGAAAGTGCGCAACTTTGAACGTGGTACACTTGAATACCATACTGCAAAATTTGTCTTTATCGGTGCCGGTGGGGGAGCTTTACCGTTACTACAAAAAACGGATATTCCTGAAAGTAAACATGTTGGGGGATTCCCTGTAAGCGGACTATTTATGGTATGTAATAATCCGGATATTGTGGCACAGCATCATGCGAAAGTATACGGCAAAGCTGCAGTTGGTGCCCCGCCAATGTCTGTACCGCATCTTGACACAAGATTTATTGATAACAAAAAATCACTGCTCTTTGGGCCGTTTGCAGGATTCTCACCAAAATTCCTGAAGACTGGTTCAAATATGGACTTAATAGGTTCTGTAAAACCAAATAATGTCTTTACGATGTTAGCGTCAGGTGCAAAAAACTTGCCACTAACAAAGTACTTAGTTCAACAACTTATGTTATCAAAAGAACAGCGTATGGAAGAAATACGCGAGTTTATCCCAGATGCAAAAGCTGAGGACTGGGACATTGTTGTAGCAGGCCAGCGTGTACAAGTTATCAAAGATACAGAGGCAGGCGGTAAAGGAACACTTCAATTTGGTACCGAAGTAATTACTGGTGCTGAAGGATCGATAGCTGCATTGCTTGGTGCTTCTCCAGGTGCTTCTACGGCAGTTCCAATTATGCTGGAGATAATCGAAAAGTGCTTCCCACAACGTTTAGAAGAGTGGGAACCAAAAATAAAAGAAATGATTCCATCTTATGGCAAGTCACTAGTGGATAATCCAGAGCTTGTCGATGAAGTTCATACAAAAACGGATAAAGCGCTTGGCTTGGATAGCAGAAAGCAAACAAGTCTAGCATAACTGAAAAAGATGTATGTTATAAGGAAGCATAAATTGTTATTTTGGCAATTTATGCTTCCTTTTTTGATTGCGTGGGACATGGGGACAGGAGCCTTGTCCCAGTTATTAAAGCTGACTAAATTATGTCTCTATTGGTATAAGAAACCTGTCCCAATGCCCCACCATTAATTACTATTTTTTTAGTCTATCTTTTTGCTCTGAAATTTTGTAATCTATAGATGAAGTATATTGTATAAAGGCTGCAGGGCAGAAGGCAACAAACAATGGGAAAACAGTCTATATAAAAGGGGGCTATCAACATGAATCCTGTTCAACTATACCGGCAAAAACTACGAACAAAAGAGGAAGCAATCACATTTATTCGGCCCGGAGTAGATATTATTACCCCAATACTTGCTGGGGAACCATATGCATTGATGAAACAATTGGAAACCTACGCAGGCCTGGATGGAAACCGTCTTTTTCAAATGTTTACCACACGTGAAGTGCTAGATATAGATCCAGAGAAATTGAAAATCATTAGCATGTTTATGGGGACGACGGAGCGAAAAGCATTTAAGGAAGGGAAAATAGATCTATTACCAAACCACTTTTCTGATATACCGAAGATTTTGAAACAAACTGCTAAGGACCCAGTTGTAATGGCAGTTGTCTCGCCAATGGATGAAGACGGTTATTTTTCACTAGGAACAAATAGTGATCATGTAGCAGCGATGATTTCAACTGCGAGTACCGTGTTACTAGAGGTTAATGAATACATGCCTCGTACATTTGGGGAAAATCAAGTACATGTTTCAGATGTAACCGCTTTAGTTGAGAATCACCAACCTATACCAGAGGCGCCGTCCGCTAAAGAATCAGAAAAGGATAAGCTAATTGGTGAATATGTCGCGAGTTTGATCAAGGATGGTGATACACTTCAGATTGGTTATGGATCCATTCCAAATGCAATCATCGATAATTTGAAGGACCATCGAAACTTAAGCATTCATACAGAAATGATACCTGAGAAAATTATTGAATTATATCGTAGTGGGGCAGTGACCAATGAAAATAACCCGTTCCAAAAGGGGAAAATAACGGCAACATTTGCATACGGATCGCGGGCGCTTTACGACTTTCTTCATGAAAATCAAGATGTGTATATGATGCCAGTGAACAAGACGAATCATATTAGTTGCTTGCAATCTGTTAAAAATCTAGTAACGGTAAATGCAGGAGTGGAAGTAGATTTCTTGGGTCAAGCAAACTCGGAAATGGTTGGCGATACGTATTGGTCATCCACAGGTGGCCAATCAGATTTCCAATTAGCCTCCCATATTTCAGAAGGCGGCCGGGGTGTACTTTGTCTGCACTCTACCGCAAAAGGGGATACGATTTCTAAAATAGTACCGACGCTAAACCCAGGTACACCTGTATCTACTTCGAAAAATGACATTGATTATTTGGTAACAGAGTATGGAATTGCAAGATTACGTGGTAAAACAATAAGAGAGCGGACGAAAGCACTTATTGAAATCGCCCATCCAACGTTTAAAGAAGAACTTACATTTGAAGCTAAAAAAATGGGATACCTTTAAGTTACACGGGAGCAGGATTTCCGCTCCCATAGCCATTAAGCTAACAAAAGCAAGAGAACAATTTATTCTGCTTTTGTTAGCTGCTTAACTGAACAATGGAATATGATAGAAAAATAAAGGGACGTTAACTGAGGGAAGAAAAAATATCTCCCAATCATTTAGAATGGGAGACAATTGCTAGCTGTTCTGTTTAATGTTGACTAATGATTTAAATGCCACATGATCATTTGTTTGATTAACGCCCTCAATGTATATAAAATTCTCATCTAATTTGGAAATATCTTTATAAAGTGTAATGGAATCTCCAGGCAAGGCCTCGTGATTAAAACTAAGGTCAATTGTATGGATGGCATGGCTTTTATGATCATCTATGGGGAAGCAATCCATGATGTAATCAACATACTTAGAATTATTCAAATGTCCATTAAAGTCGATATCGCTGTATCCGATTACTTTATTATATACTTCCTCTAACGTACCAAAGTCTTTTAATTTCTCTAGTTTTCCTTCAATCGCTCGTTCCGTTATATTTTCTGGATAGCGAATGCCGATTGTTTTACTTCGTTTTATTTTTCTCTCATGCAAGTCCATGATTACCCATTTGGAAACAGCTTTTATGATTATGTTTCCGTTTTCATCTTTAACAAGAT
Coding sequences within:
- a CDS encoding DUF1659 domain-containing protein, with the translated sequence MAVAEKYDSTLRLVLDDGADVLTGKPLYKTKSFNNVKTAATADQLYAIAHAIAPLQERPLYNIERRDSSEIRDA
- a CDS encoding DUF2922 domain-containing protein; its protein translation is MKKLELKFLNKEGKTVTYSLEKPVEPVDPATIKSAMDEIITQNAFTSTGGDLVSIKSARIVERNVEEIELG
- a CDS encoding LiaF transmembrane domain-containing protein, with translation MSGRVWLGLFFLLFGFGFLLHQGNIIDLSQILSVWWPVILIIIGIIQLFNRTYSSTVSGFVFLLVGVFFSVNQWFDLNLIAYFWPLIFIFIGIVIIFTRFKRGKTPHTGENLNTFVLFSGTEIKSQSKNFQGGSVVSILGGAEIDLRDAVIAEGASLDFTSVLGGVSIIVPENVHVELSGIPILGGWEDKTRNLVKKEDAVVLKLNCITVLGGAEIRN
- a CDS encoding malate:quinone oxidoreductase; the protein is MSNSNTSTDVILIGAGIMSATLGSLLKELAPDCNITIFEQLAKPGEESSNEWNNAGTGHSALCELNYTPEKSDGSIDISKALKINEQFQVTKQFWSHLVNSNQIDDPSDFIMPLPHMSLVHGEDNVRFLKKRVEALSDNPLFQGMEFSDDPEKLKEWIPLIMEDRSVDQPIAATRMASGTDVNFGALTRKLMGNLESQNVNINYNHTVEDIERTDDGAWEVKVRNFERGTLEYHTAKFVFIGAGGGALPLLQKTDIPESKHVGGFPVSGLFMVCNNPDIVAQHHAKVYGKAAVGAPPMSVPHLDTRFIDNKKSLLFGPFAGFSPKFLKTGSNMDLIGSVKPNNVFTMLASGAKNLPLTKYLVQQLMLSKEQRMEEIREFIPDAKAEDWDIVVAGQRVQVIKDTEAGGKGTLQFGTEVITGAEGSIAALLGASPGASTAVPIMLEIIEKCFPQRLEEWEPKIKEMIPSYGKSLVDNPELVDEVHTKTDKALGLDSRKQTSLA
- a CDS encoding acetyl-CoA hydrolase/transferase family protein codes for the protein MNPVQLYRQKLRTKEEAITFIRPGVDIITPILAGEPYALMKQLETYAGLDGNRLFQMFTTREVLDIDPEKLKIISMFMGTTERKAFKEGKIDLLPNHFSDIPKILKQTAKDPVVMAVVSPMDEDGYFSLGTNSDHVAAMISTASTVLLEVNEYMPRTFGENQVHVSDVTALVENHQPIPEAPSAKESEKDKLIGEYVASLIKDGDTLQIGYGSIPNAIIDNLKDHRNLSIHTEMIPEKIIELYRSGAVTNENNPFQKGKITATFAYGSRALYDFLHENQDVYMMPVNKTNHISCLQSVKNLVTVNAGVEVDFLGQANSEMVGDTYWSSTGGQSDFQLASHISEGGRGVLCLHSTAKGDTISKIVPTLNPGTPVSTSKNDIDYLVTEYGIARLRGKTIRERTKALIEIAHPTFKEELTFEAKKMGYL
- a CDS encoding acyl-[acyl-carrier-protein] thioesterase; protein product: MASVSSVFKRKYHIDLRDVDFTKSLKLSTLFSYFQDIASLASEEIGFGIEKLEKEFGVAWVLTRIRVNIIRNPIWDEEITIETWPLEPGKADFDRDYLVKDENGNIIIKAVSKWVIMDLHERKIKRSKTIGIRYPENITERAIEGKLEKLKDFGTLEEVYNKVIGYSDIDFNGHLNNSKYVDYIMDCFPIDDHKSHAIHTIDLSFNHEALPGDSITLYKDISKLDENFIYIEGVNQTNDHVAFKSLVNIKQNS